The nucleotide window GGAGGCCCGCGGCCGCGAGGGCCTGGATCGCCGACTCGCGCCCGGAGCCCGGGCCCTGCACGTACACGTGCACCCGGCGCACGCCGAGGCTGAGCGCCTCCTTGGCGGCCTGCTCGGCGGCGAGGGTGGCGGCGAACGGGGTGGACTTCTTGGAGCCCTTGAACCCCGCCTTCCCGGCGCTCCCCCACACGACGGCGTTCCC belongs to Longimicrobiaceae bacterium and includes:
- the rpsK gene encoding 30S ribosomal protein S11, whose product is MAKPKQGARPKAKRNVESEGVAHVKATFNNTIVNITDMAGNAVVWGSAGKAGFKGSKKSTPFAATLAAEQAAKEALSLGVRRVHVYVQGPGSGRESAIQALAAAGLQIRSIRDVTPIPHNGCRPPKKRRV